The window GGCTCAATGAGTTCATTCTTGAACAAGTCTTGAACTTGCCTCTTTGCTTTACATCTTTTTATAGCCAAAGCCTGTGAGAGTTTGCCGAATGAGCTATATCTCTTTCTTGACTGGGaaagaatattttatttctgAGGTCTTCGTTACATTCTCGTCACCCAGGCCGAACATGGCAGTGCAATCAGTTTAGTGCGCAAACTTACTGGCCTGGTTTTGGCCATTTAAGTTGGGCTAGTTAAAACAGGTCTTTGAGGTGGGCTGGCACTCTATCGGTGGGTGTTTTGATAGGCGTCCACAGCAGGGAGTTTTCCTCATCAACCTGGAGAGTTTCCAAACCTGTGTATGCGCCAATGGTGGCACAAAACTTCAGGGTTTAAAGGCTTTTCTATCGAGTTGAGACACATGGCCTTGGACACAGGTTAGCTTTGGCTACTCGTTACAGGAGGTTCATCACGGAATTTTTTAATCAGTTCTATTAGGCAATATTTCCTATTAGTGATGCAGCAATGCAACGCCATCTCCGTCTAGGCCCGTACAACTACATTCCTTAGTACTTGCTCTTTTTTTGCAGTAGCCATCCGTGCCAGTTCATTCAGACTAGTGGCTCGCCATTCACTCAAACCAGTGGCTGTTTGATTTTCACGGAGCATTGGTAAGCCACCAAGAATGGCATGACAATAGAGCACCTTTGCTCTGGTGGCTAACCGCAAAAACCTCTCTACTCTTTAAGTCCTTTAACCGGATAGACAGCAAAATGATTCCGTCAAACGCCAATCTCATTCTATCTGATAATAGTCCATAGCTGTCACTTTTTCAAGCTTGTCTTGAACAGTTCCGTGCAACCGATCAAACACTTGTTTACTCAACAAGTTGATTGTCCAACCTGTGTTCAGCAGGAACTTTACGGGCCAGCCCTCAAACATTCCAAGAAAGAAAGAATTGGTGGAGTAGGGCTGACTCAAAGCCTGCTCCATGTGTGGGTTTTTTGGAACCCTCTAaagcagtggttcttaacctttttcAGTGTATTTCCCACCTTGACAAACCACACTTCGAGATTTCCCCCTCTCTAGCAGCCAAAAATTGTGGTATTTTTGCCACGCTCAGATTGCAGAAGAAGGCTTTTCAGATAGCATTTTGCAATACAGTCAAAAGgaatcaattattaattgatctgttatagaaatcatattttatggatagtttgtcatgatatacttttcatttatgaaaaaaatgaagttcaagataaacacaacaatagagtaacttaattataataaaaacagcacAGTACAAAGTTAGCAGTCATGATCGCTTTGTGGGCCCTCTGCTGCTGTTTTTTTTACTAGCTCTGGTATGTTTGGTGTATGCTTGTGTGATGCCTCAGTAGTATGGTAGTGATGCATAGCTGATGCAATGTAGACTAATTATCCAATAAGCTGCTTGATACATCACCAGGCTTGGTTTACGTATTGATACAATTGTACCCACAGTAAAACCATGTATCTGCAACATGTATGTGGTAGAAATACAGTATAACAGCTATATCCTTGCAATGCACGTAATCAATAATCTCAATCTGAAGATTGAGAGTTTCCCACCGCAAATCTTCAAATTTTCAACTGGTGGGAAATTTCCCACTGGTTAAGAACCCCTGCTCTAGAGTCTAGAGTAGTGGTTCTTAATCAGGGGAGAATTCCCCCAGGGGGAATTTTGGGACTTTAGGGGGAGAATTTGGCAGTTTGCCAAAGAGGATTTTGGTAGCACcaatttttcttatataaaGGGCAGCGAGGAGTGAATGAATTTCAGCAGTTTCCACAAAGCCAAGATTCAAAACTGCGGAAAAGGTAAGGATAGCTacactacatgcatatacatacttGCAATATTAATTGCTCAGTTACcgatttggtttgcataaaTGTATAACAATTTGACAATTTGCTCTGTAGCCTAACATATGTATAATTTTTTGCTCATGTAGACATTGaacgtattcaaatattttgattgcataCCCCATATTATGGGTGTTAGAAAtgtcaaagacaaaaagacgAACATATGATGATTCTTACCTTAGCTATGGATTCACTTGTATGATTAAAAGCGGCATCAAAGTACCACAATGTGTTTTGTGCATGAAAGAGCTCACTAGCGACTCCATGAAACCTCAATTTAAGCAACacttaaaaaataaacatgcagaacacatgAATAAATGAAAGCCATTCTTTGAAGCCAAAGAGAGAGAACTCAAGCGGGCAAAACTGGAGTCCACTGGCAGCTTTCATATCCAGGCACAGGCCATTACCGATGCATCCTATGCTCTGTCTTACCGTATCGCCAGAGATAAGAAGCCACACACCATTGGTCAAACATTAGTTAAACCTTGTGTGCTGGAGTGTACTAAGATTATTCTCGGAAACACAGCCGCTCAAAAGATAGCTGATTTATCCCTCTCAGACAGCACAGTGAAATCGAGGATCGATGATATGTCTGCAGACATAAAGAGGCAAGTAACTGAAAAGATCAGGTCATCTCCCATGATCGTcattcaacttgatgagtcCACTGATGTTGCTAGCATTTCACAGCTGATGATGTTTGCACGCTATGTACACAGAAAGACAATTAAAGAAGAATTTCTGTTCTGCAGTCCTCTAACAGAGACCACCACAGCTGCTGATGTTATGAACCTGGTTTCCGACTTTTTCAGCAAAGAACATCTGGACTGGGGCAAACTAATTGGAGTTTGCACTGATGGTGCTCCAGCCATGCTTGGCTGTCGTACTGGATTTGCACAGTTGGTAAGAAAAAAGAATCCTTCAGTGGTAAGTCCCCATTGCTTCATTCACAGACTGCGCTAGCAGCAAAAACTCTTCCCAAAGGATTGCTGGAACACCTTTCTTCAGTGATTaaagtagtaaactttatcaaaggCTCTGCCTTGCAAACACATCTCTTCCACAAGTTATGCAAAGATATGGTTGCTGTGCACTCATCTCTATTGTTCCACACCAAAGTTTGATGGTTATCAAAGGGTAACATGCTTTTGCGTTCCTTCAATCTATGAGCAGAGGTCAATGAGTTCttgaaaactcataacaaaccCAAACTACTGGCTTCAATGCAGGTGGAAGGCTTCCATCAGTGTCTTGCTTACCTAGTTGACATATTTGGTTCAATCGATGAAGTGAACACAAAGATGCAAGGTAGAGACAAAAATATGTTGAATGTAACTGATAGTATCAATGCATTCAAGGACAAGCTCAAACTCTGGGTGGAAAGACTGGCTACTGGGAATGTAAGAGTTTAATTTCCAGTTCTGAATTCATTGATTGACAAAAAAGCTCCTTCCGCTTCTTTGCTAACTGACATAAAGCATCACTTAAACAGCttgatagcagagtttgagagatATTTTCCTAAGTTAGATCCTAGGACAGAGCAATTGATGAGCCTGACCTGAGACCCTTTCTGGCGCAATGTCCATGAGATTCCAGAACAGCCTCAGGAGGAGTTTTTGGAGCTAACAAACAACTCAGCATTAAAAGATGACTTCAAGGAGCTGTCAATAGAGCACTTTTGGGATCAGGCCCAAATATTGTATCCCAACGTAAGCCTGGCCGCTTTCAAGATGCTCATACCATTTGCTTCCACATATTTTTGCGAGTCAGCATTTTCAGCAATGCTAACCATAAATAGCAAATCTAGAAACCGTCTGGAAGTAGAAGCTGGCCTACGGTGTGCCCTATCTACAACAACtcctaacatcaaaattctggtcagctccaaacaaacacagaaatcgcactagtctgctgactgtcttacaatgatagatatattgagtttcaatatacattcatttttaacattccatgtaaatatgactgtaataaatgcatatatacatgtgtacatgtatataagttatatatgtaaataaagttcactatctagTTGCAGTGCATTATTTGAAAGAGTTGAGAGTGGGGAATTTCTGTCTTTAGGTTTGGAAAAGGGGGAATGGGGcaaaaaaggttaagaaccactggtcTAGAGGGTCTGTTGAGATTCAACTTTGCAAGGTAGCAATGTATGTTTGTGAGGTTGCCTGGCATCCGGGGCTGGCCTGTGGGGTTGTTGAGAGAGTCTCTTGGAATGGTACATGTGCCGGCCCTGTagcttttaaggcaggcttctgaAAGTTCTGTACACTGAGAGCTGCCGTGGTATGTTTTACAGTCTTTGGTGGAGAGGATTTGATAGTCTCTCCTCTGCATTTTTGGCTATGGGGCGTAGCTGATAATGCAAGAAATGTTCGGCTTTATCCTGTAGCCAGAATATTGCTCTAGAATCTCGCTCTGATATCTCGCTCACATGTGcgggtgtaggttgagtgtgTGTCTAGGGCTGGGTCGGGGCTAGCTTCATTCAAAGACTGGTACTATTTTTGTGTTTCCACAGAAGCGTTTTGTGCACAGAACTTCTTTTGTCTGGTCCTCGCCAAGTGAAACCAACTGTCAATCACTCATGAGCCCCAAACAGTCTTGTTTGTTTTTCAAAGATTGAAGGCTTTGGTACAATCAGTAGCCTGTGCAACTGCTGTTGCCCTCAATCATTTCCTGAAGCCGGCTTTTTCTGGCTTGGACAGTCCTTGCAAATGTGCCCTGTTCTACCACACTCCCAGCACAATGTGGCCGGAGAGCTCTTCCTTCTGGGTGTGGGCTCACTTCTGGAGTCACTCCAGTTTCTTGGTGAGCGCTTGGAATATTTGGGCTAGTCGATCAATGACCTCAGTTTTTGCAGACTTCACCTGGCCGAGAATCCCTTCTTTTTCAGACCAGAAAGAAAGGCTGGCAGACTGGCACGCTTCCTCCCCTATCTGGAAATAGTCGTTACCAGCCTGCATAGTAGGTATCCAGAATGGGTGTGGGCACTGCCAAAAAATGTAGTTGCGGAGAAGGGTTGCTAAGTGAGTTGCGAAACGCCTCCATAGACATGCTTTTGCGATGTGGGTTAGACAGGTCTCTGTAGGCAATATTAACCAGTCTCATCACCCCCATAGCACGTCCCTGAAAAGTTGTTCATTCATTGTCACATGGTACTGAGCTTACTTTAGGCCTGCTAGGGAAATAGCCTAAATCAGGCACTGAGGTCATAAATTGGCGTCATTGTACTAGGCGTTAAGGTCTCCGACTCGCCCACAATCCTTAGCCTGGACGCTCAATACTTCCCTTAAATGCACCAGGGTTATGCATTTTGTTCAGCGATTGGTGTCAGCTAATTCCTGAAAACGCGTAATAAAGTACTCGACATTTCCAGCCTTCATGTAATGGGGAGTTTTGAAGTCTCATGCTGACTTTTGAGGTTTGCGCATCAATAACACTTGTTCTAAGGCTTCCACCAATTGGACTGTGCTTGGGTTGCTGCTCCTGGTCTAACTGTTGGCCATTTTATCTGTGAGGAGATTGCAAGTAAGGTGTCCGCATTTTTAAAGCAGGTTTCTACTGTGCTTAGCTGTTTGTAGAGCTGCCATTTTTAAGGCAGTTTGTGACGCTGCTGTCCCATTGGCAGTTTATGTTGAGTTATATACATGAAAAAGTGATAAACTAAAACATTGGAAACTATGTAATAAAGTCTCACCACTATGGCCCTTGTAAAATCATACAATCACGGATTTTAGCTTCTTGAGTTCTTTCACAAATTTGTATATTAGCTTAATTTGTATGTAGCTTCCTCCAGGCTTCCTGCACTACTTTCTGTTTATATGGTGCTGGTGAGCTATTCTGGGTGACCTGGTACAGACAACCACCACTCCTCATCCTTCAGCTTGCAGCCGTGTCTAGTTGCTTGGCTTTTAGACTTTCCCTTCACATTTCTGGGTGGCCTAAGCCGGCCTCGAGTTGACCGTTTCCGCTATTTCTAAAGCTGGACCTGGTTTCAGAGAGCGGACTGTCTTGCGCATGGTCCTGGTAGCCTCAGCCCAGTTTCCTTGCGGATGAGAAGCCTGGCCCAGCATACTCTAGGTCATCACCTGCTTAATGCCAAGAGAACTCAGTGTGGCTTCTGTCTGCAATGGTGCCAAATTGCTCGGCTTTCTGACTACTCCTATAAGTTATGTCTCAAGGTGGCCTCGGCCGGCCTTAAGTCGGCAGTATCTGCTGTTTCTAAAGCAGGACCATCTATCAAAGGGCAGACCGACTTGTGCGTGGTATGGCGACTTCAGCCCAGTTTCCTTGCATATGGGGAATTGGGTCAGGCATACTTTAGACTGCCACCTGTTCAATGTCAATGGGGTTTCAGAGGGGCTTTGGTCAGCCTCGAGTTGACCGTGTCTGTCACTTTTAAAGCAGAACCAAGTATCAGAGAGCTGACCGTTTCCTGTGTGGTCCTGGTGGTCCCAGCTTAGTTTCATCGTGGAAGAGGAGTCTAGCTTGGCATACCTCGATTCATCACCTGCTCAATGCCGGGATCCTAGTGGGACCCTATCCAGCCTTGAGTCAACTGTGTctgccacttttaaggcaggACAGGGTCTCAGAGAGCCGACCATTTTACGTGTGGTGCTGGAGATCTGGGGCAGCGCTTTGCTTCTTTCAAAGTTCCTATCTTTGTTTCCTATCATCTCCTTCTGGATGATTTTCTGCGAGAGAGGGTACTTCTGACTTTCTTCTGACCGATTCATATTCAAGGCATTAGTGCGGTCAGTAGCAAATTTTGCTGCTGCAGTCCTTGATTATTTTCTGGCACGAGTCTCTCAACGCTGGGGCACTGTTTTCGAATGTGTCCCTTTCCTCCACACTCCCAACAAACCAAGAGAGATTTGTTGGGAGCCAGCCAACTCCTTGACCTGCTCTGCTAGCTGTTTCATGACTAGCATCAGCTGTCCTAACTTTGGAATCTGGACTGACTTGACCTCCACCACCTCTTCCTCTAGCTTCTGCAGCACTTTAAGTAGTCGCGCTGCAGGGATCCTGTCTGGTTTTATTAGCAGAAACTCTCTTCCGGCTCTCACTGCATTGGCTAGTGTCAGTGTTGGCACAGCCAGTACGTTTCATTGGAGAGCTGCATCATTCAAGAAGTTTGTAAAGTGCTCCTTAGCCAGGTTTTTCCTAAATGGCTCTAGCAGCTCCATTATACGATGCATTCCAGTCTTTCAACTTTTGCTGCATGCTCTTGCAACAACGTTTACCTAGCCTTCTTCAGAGTGCTGAGTTCGACCTGTGCTTGTCAAGCAGACAGCCAGAACTGG of the Watersipora subatra chromosome 4, tzWatSuba1.1, whole genome shotgun sequence genome contains:
- the LOC137393967 gene encoding protein FAM200C-like, giving the protein MALDTAKERELKRAKLESTGSFHIQAQAITDASYALSYRIARDKKPHTIGQTLVKPCVLECTKIILGNTAAQKIADLSLSDSTVKSRIDDMSADIKRQVTEKIRSSPMIVIQLDESTDVASISQLMMFARYVHRKTIKEEFLFCSPLTETTTAADVMNLVSDFFSKEHLDWGKLIGVCTDGAPAMLGCRTGFAQLVRKKNPSVVEGFHQCLAYLVDIFGSIDEVNTKMQGRDKNMLNVTDSINAFKDKLKLWVERLATGNVWKRGNGAKKVKNHWSRGSVEIQLCKVAMYVCEVAWHPGLACGVVERVSWNVFGGEDLIVSPLHFWLWGVADNARNVRLYPVARILL